The genomic window GGCACCGTCGGCAACCACACCGGGAAGTCGGTGTCGCGCAGCACCGTGTTCGCGAAAACCTCCGACAGCGACGCCGCCCGGGCGGTGTCCGTGACCCTCGGTGGGTTGCCGATCGAAACCGACTCGTCCCTGAAAACCGGGGAGGTGCGGGTCGTGGTCACCGGGGACTACACGGCACCCACATCGTCTTCCTCGTCCTCGAATTCGGCGTCCGGGACGAGCACCACCGCCACCTCCCCCACCCCGGTCGAACCCGGGCCCCCGATCGACGCCGGCGGTACCGGACCGCGCTGCGTCAACTGAGCGCACCGCGCTCGCGTCGACTGAAGGATTTTTCTGTGACCGATCTGACCACCGCCCTGCTCGACCCGATCCTCGCCGCCGACCCGGCCGGGCCGCGCATCACCTACTACGACGACGCCACCGGCGAGCGCATCGAACTGTCCGCGATCACGCTCGCCAACTGGGCCGCGAAGACCGCGAACCTGCTGTCCGACGAGTTCGGGCTGCTCCCCGGCTCTCGGGTGTCGGTGCTGCTGCCCGCGCACTGGCAGACCGCCGCGGTCCTGCTCGGCGCGTGGTGGGCCGGACTCGAGGTCACCCTCGACGCCGATCCCGATGCGGACGCCGCCCTCGTCACCGCCGACCGCCTGGACGACGTCGCCGACGTCCCCGAGGTCGCGGTCCTGTCGCTCGACGCGTTCGGCCGTCCCGTCCCGGATCTGCCGGTCGGGGTCACCGACTACGCGACGGCGGTGCGCGTGCACGGCGACCAGTTCCGGCCCACCGGAACCGGCGCCGCGACCCTCGACGGCCGCGGCGTCGACGAGGTCCTCGACGCCGCCCGCGCCGCGGCCGCCGCCGACAAGGTGACCGGGTCGGATCGGGTGCTCTCCACCCGCTCCTGGGCGACGCCCGACGAACTGATCGCCGGACTCGTCTCGATGCTCGCGGTCGGCGCCTCGCTGGTGCAGGTGAACAATCCCGACACCGACGCGATCGAACGTCGCGTCGGCGCCGAGAAGGT from Prescottella sp. R16 includes these protein-coding regions:
- a CDS encoding TIGR03089 family protein, which produces MTDLTTALLDPILAADPAGPRITYYDDATGERIELSAITLANWAAKTANLLSDEFGLLPGSRVSVLLPAHWQTAAVLLGAWWAGLEVTLDADPDADAALVTADRLDDVADVPEVAVLSLDAFGRPVPDLPVGVTDYATAVRVHGDQFRPTGTGAATLDGRGVDEVLDAARAAAAADKVTGSDRVLSTRSWATPDELIAGLVSMLAVGASLVQVNNPDTDAIERRVGAEKVTVRFGG